From the Ipomoea triloba cultivar NCNSP0323 chromosome 8, ASM357664v1 genome, the window CCTTAGTCACCACAATAGACTTGAATCTTTTTATTTCCTGATACATGTTGATTTTTGTCTTTTACTGTGTTGGCAAAATGTGGATCATTACCCTTCCTATGTTATTGTTTTGTGAGGGTTCCTTAACTACTAAACATGCTCTAAAGTTTCTTGAACTTTAATTGCTGATTTTCTTTGGCCACTCCACTTTTAGTTCCAACAGTTTTAATTGCTCAGCACTTTTATACATGGTTGCTATTTCAAATGCCTTTGATTGGTTTATGAGTTTAGCATAAGTAGACGTTATGTGAGTAGATAAGCCAGAAAATGTGCTTATCCAAGTTCCAAACTGAACCTTATTGTCTTGTGAATGATATTTCCTATGCTAAATTTTATGAAGGAGATGTGTACATCATATTGATTCTTAAAAATTTAACTGATGAGTACATATTTGGTCTTAATGTGTGAGAACACTTTGActcaaaagatgaagaaattaaatagtCAAGAGTGTGGGAAAAGCCCTTTTCGTAATAGAGCATTTCATGATTGGTTTCCTTTTACTGTTTGGTGCAGTTGTCAAGGATTTAAAGTATGCAGACACCCATGAATGGGTTAAAGTTGATGGTAGTTCTGCCACTGTTGGcatcacccatcatgctcaggATCATCTAGGCGATGTTGTCTTTGTTGAGTTACCGGAAGTTGGGGTTGACGTGAAACAGGGCTGCAGTTTTGGTGCTGTTGAAAGTGTTAAGGCGACCAGTGATGTCAATTCTCCTGTTTCTGGCAAGGTGGTTGCAGTTAATGAGAAACTCAACGACTCCCCTGGTCTGGTATGTTTCCTAAGTTTGTAGTGTTTAAGAttcttcaacaaaaaaaattgcgTCATTGTGTTGTGCTCTTTTGCTAGAACTGAATAGTTTTTCTCTCAAATTGTTTTGGACAATCATCGAAATGGctatagtattattgtgacaacaAATAGGATATATTTATTAGGGGGAATGACATATTTGGTCCTTAAGTTCTCCCGGTATAGACTCGGTCCCTCAATTATTGTCTTGGTTATCTTTGAAgtgtcaagcaccttgtgctcagatgacatgtagtgacactcccatatgggaggtcatgagattgagcctcagtggaggcgttgttgactctttgtgcttcaataggttgagaaagtatagatgaacagatactacaatgtaatagagtcagtcgcattcaaaataaaaagtggCGGTTTTGGTCTTTTTTCATTAATATACTATTTAGATTTGGACGAGAAATCAACGAACAAGCTTATTGGCCGGGCTAAACATGAaaatttgatttcttcttcttcttccccttgtATGACTACTCAATTAGTAGTGTGTAAATTGGATTTCAGGTTAACGGGAGCCCGTATGAAGATGGGTGGATCATGAAGGTGGAGGTAAGCGATGCAAAGGAACTGAGTTCCTTGATGGATGCCGACAAGTATTTGAagttttgtgaagaagaagatgcaaAGCATTGAGGGGTTGCTTTGCTTCACAGTACAAAGCTGATGACAAGAAAAAAGTTGTTAAAACTTTCCAAACTTAAGGTTCCTTCCAATGGCTGCCACCATAGGTGTTTTTAGGTTTATTGGTTTTGGTTGCTGAGTTGTCATTGGTATGGTGTTGCACAACACATTGCAATCAAATTGTGCACTACTTTGATGGTTTGATTTTTAAGTTGATAATAATCTTTCTTTGAAGAGAATATTCAGAACATTATTTATCTGTGTGTCAGCAAGTTTCAAATCACATATGATGTTACCCAGAAGAAAATACTGTTTTCAAGAGAATCTTGAGAACCCACATGcccttttaatttatatttcaattgGTCTCGTGTTCCCATCCATACTTTAAAAACCAAAGGGGTTATATttgattacaaatttaaaattattttaaatacttTGATACTCTGAAATCTGAATTGTAGGTATTATTCTTaggatttaaaattttagcttAAAAGTTCGGTAATTGGTTAACCGATCGATTAATCAAAAAAAATTCTGGTTCATTCGGTAATACAAAGTTTGGTTCCATTAacggttaaaattttaaaagtttcgGTTAAAACAATTTGGTTAACCGATTATACACCCCTACGGCCCTAATCAAATGGACATAATTCGCAACCATTTACAAAAACAAAGCTAACATTAattaaaagtatacattatttACAAGAACTAAAATAACCGACACAGCAACACGATTATCagaaaaaacatgtcaattttaatttttttgagtactactgactctgttacaatgtaacatttgatgtcaattttaattttattgtataatttttGAATGTTTAGAGACCCAATTAcaatctttttaatttgaatggtgaaattgtaattttgcaTAGTTCAATATGTTATTTAAACATTATTCCTAAATTTGATAATGTTAGGTGAACTCAAAATCCCTAGGCCAAAATGTGTTGAAGCTGATGGTTGCATAGCGATTGAAAAGATCTCTGGCTCACTCTCCCTGTGTAGTGTCTCGCTTTCATGGCTACCGCGAGCTCTCTCTCCCTCTTACGGTAATGCCTCGCCCATCTTTATACTTTCTTCTCCTCTAATTTTACCTTGTGAATTTTACTTTACGATTCAATTTTTGGATTTTCTTCAGTGGTCCGCTGACAGTACGAGCTTTGGGTTTCGTTAGAGCGTCTAATACTCGTCTTCCCCACTCTCTCCCGCTCTTCCATCGCGCTATTCACTACCGCAGGTCTGTTCTCTTCTCTGTTTGTAGTCCAAA encodes:
- the LOC116026728 gene encoding glycine cleavage system H protein 2, mitochondrial, whose product is MAMRVWASRAASYLRISAFPRGFATVVKDLKYADTHEWVKVDGSSATVGITHHAQDHLGDVVFVELPEVGVDVKQGCSFGAVESVKATSDVNSPVSGKVVAVNEKLNDSPGLVNGSPYEDGWIMKVEVSDAKELSSLMDADKYLKFCEEEDAKH